In Mycobacterium sp. 050128, one genomic interval encodes:
- a CDS encoding molybdopterin-containing oxidoreductase family protein: protein MKTVRSFCRICTSVCGILVDVDGDEVVRVRGDQDHPFSQGYCCPKGRALPQLHHHPDRLERPRIRIDGRLQDTTWDTCLDDLGTRLKDIIDRHGPESVGFYFSTMESAGFRMAEALHAAIGTPAKFSPLTIDGTAKPLVSDLVGGFMGLSGRTDLDSCDFLMLVGVNPVVSHGHAISMPNPTGTVREIAKRGQVWVIDPRRTETARLATGHLAARPSTDHAVLAYLVREVLRDGMKTDVPVQGIGELTAAVEPFTLEHAAALADVPAAELTRLCAAVRAAKCVAVETGTGVTMTAERANVTQWLAWVLMILTGAMNRPGGTWFHPGFAYQMETFGEFLPITPIEGSFGPGPRSRPEAQAFINEWPCAVLPDEIAAGHIRALINVGGSLVTSFPETGKLIPALQNLEVFATTEIINNETTELATHVLPTKDPLERPDITIHDILSSHVSVQYSSAVVDPVGERRSMWWVFAEIGKRLGHDLGSLGDPDSSTDDDVLSVLLAGARAKYDEVAATGWAEVPRELPAAWVEDHIGRIGGWRLAPPLLVDQLAALQPPPPLVMVPRRQRRKLNGQLDFLGEGPEILINPEDGAAAGVVGGGRVTVRSANGELTGIAKVDEAMRRGAVSIPHGHHQANVNRLTNKDDIDVVTGMVRYSGIAVSLHPA from the coding sequence TCGCAGGGTTACTGCTGCCCGAAGGGCCGGGCCCTGCCGCAGCTGCACCACCATCCGGACCGGCTGGAACGGCCGCGGATCCGGATCGACGGCCGGTTGCAAGACACCACTTGGGACACCTGTCTCGACGACCTTGGTACCCGGTTGAAGGACATCATCGACCGGCACGGCCCGGAATCGGTCGGCTTCTACTTCAGCACCATGGAGAGTGCGGGCTTCCGGATGGCCGAGGCGCTCCACGCCGCGATCGGCACACCGGCGAAGTTCAGCCCACTGACCATCGACGGCACCGCCAAACCTCTGGTCTCTGATTTGGTCGGCGGGTTCATGGGCCTGTCCGGCCGCACCGATTTGGACAGCTGCGATTTTCTGATGCTCGTCGGCGTCAATCCGGTGGTCTCGCATGGCCACGCGATTTCGATGCCCAATCCGACCGGCACCGTGCGCGAGATCGCCAAGCGCGGACAGGTGTGGGTGATCGACCCGCGGCGCACCGAGACCGCGCGACTGGCCACCGGCCATCTGGCGGCGCGCCCCAGCACCGACCACGCGGTGCTGGCCTACCTGGTGCGTGAGGTTCTGCGTGACGGTATGAAAACCGATGTGCCCGTTCAAGGTATCGGCGAGCTGACCGCCGCAGTTGAGCCATTCACCCTCGAACACGCCGCCGCGCTCGCCGACGTCCCGGCCGCGGAACTGACGCGACTGTGCGCGGCCGTGCGCGCCGCCAAGTGCGTGGCGGTCGAGACCGGCACCGGCGTGACGATGACGGCCGAGCGGGCCAATGTCACCCAGTGGTTGGCGTGGGTGCTGATGATTCTCACCGGCGCGATGAACCGGCCCGGCGGTACCTGGTTCCACCCCGGATTCGCTTACCAGATGGAAACTTTCGGCGAGTTCCTGCCGATCACACCGATCGAGGGGTCGTTCGGACCGGGCCCGCGTAGCCGCCCGGAGGCGCAGGCGTTCATCAACGAATGGCCGTGCGCCGTGCTGCCCGACGAGATCGCGGCCGGACACATCCGCGCATTGATCAACGTCGGCGGCAGCCTGGTCACCTCGTTTCCCGAAACCGGCAAACTGATCCCCGCACTGCAAAACCTCGAGGTCTTCGCCACCACCGAGATCATCAACAACGAGACCACCGAGTTGGCCACCCACGTGCTGCCCACCAAGGATCCCCTGGAACGACCTGACATCACCATTCACGACATCCTGAGCTCGCACGTGTCCGTGCAATACAGTTCCGCGGTCGTGGATCCGGTCGGCGAGCGGCGCTCGATGTGGTGGGTCTTCGCCGAAATCGGCAAACGGCTCGGCCACGACCTCGGCAGTCTCGGAGACCCGGACAGCAGCACCGACGACGACGTGCTCTCGGTCCTGTTGGCCGGCGCCCGAGCCAAGTACGACGAAGTCGCCGCTACGGGTTGGGCCGAGGTGCCTCGTGAACTGCCGGCGGCGTGGGTGGAAGACCACATCGGGCGCATCGGCGGCTGGCGGTTGGCCCCGCCGCTGCTCGTCGACCAACTCGCTGCTCTGCAGCCGCCCCCGCCACTAGTGATGGTGCCGCGCCGTCAGCGTCGAAAGCTCAACGGACAGTTGGACTTTCTCGGCGAGGGGCCGGAGATCTTGATCAACCCCGAGGACGGCGCCGCCGCGGGCGTCGTCGGCGGCGGGCGCGTGACCGTGCGCAGTGCCAACGGAGAACTGACCGGCATCGCCAAGGTCGACGAAGCGATGCGGCGTGGAGCGGTGTCGATCCCGCATGGCCACCATCAGGCCAATGTCAATCGGCTGACCAACAAGGACGACATCGACGTGGTGACAGGTATGGTCCGCTACTCCGGCATCGCCGTCAGCCTGCATCCGGCCTGA